One Acutalibacter muris DNA window includes the following coding sequences:
- a CDS encoding VirD4-like conjugal transfer protein, CD1115 family, whose protein sequence is MRTDKLKKYLLPNLPYLFIGWACLKVGTAYRLAAGADLAHKLVGMVAALGPAFADFAPGLNPFDWLTGIAGAVAIRLVIYQKSKKAQKYRRDEEYGSARWGTEKDIKPFTDPRFENNIILTGTEFLTTNTRPAVPANARNLNCCVVGSSGSGKTRFWLTPQLLQAHSSYVVVDPKGGVLEQAGFFLQRKKGYKIKVFNSIDFSRSMHYNPLAYIRNEADILKFVNTLIANTKGEGKEGDPFWTKSETLLYCALIAYIIFEGPDEDKNMNTLVDMISGMEVKEDDDDFMNAVDYMFAGLEKRKPDCFAVKQYKKYKLASGKTARSILISCGARLAPFDIPQLREIMSYDEMELDKLGDRRTAAFFIISDTDTTYNFIVALAFSQMFNLLCERADNVHGGRLPHHVRVLWDEAANTGQVPNLEKLVAVIRSREVSLTLFYQQLAQCKAIYDKNAETILGNMDSVVFLGGREASTIKEISENWLGKATISMQTEGRSRGQSESYNQNTQRLGRELMTPAELATMPGDRCILQLRGLPPFYSRKYDLKQHPNYRYTAEADKKKNAFSLERLICRRIKKLNPNEQYTVYEADVPDKTPIDEDEDILNYDDLDDPDAFV, encoded by the coding sequence ATGAGGACAGATAAGCTGAAAAAGTACCTTTTGCCCAACCTCCCCTATCTGTTCATCGGCTGGGCCTGCCTAAAGGTGGGGACGGCCTACCGTCTGGCGGCGGGGGCGGATTTGGCCCACAAGCTGGTGGGGATGGTGGCGGCTCTCGGCCCGGCCTTTGCCGACTTCGCGCCGGGGCTCAATCCCTTTGACTGGCTTACTGGCATCGCGGGGGCCGTGGCGATCCGGCTGGTTATCTATCAGAAAAGCAAAAAAGCCCAAAAATACCGCCGGGATGAAGAGTATGGTTCGGCCCGCTGGGGAACGGAAAAAGACATCAAGCCGTTCACCGACCCCAGGTTTGAGAACAACATCATTCTGACCGGGACGGAATTTCTCACCACCAACACCCGGCCCGCCGTCCCCGCCAATGCCCGGAACCTGAATTGCTGTGTTGTCGGTTCCTCCGGCTCCGGCAAGACCCGGTTCTGGCTTACCCCGCAATTACTCCAGGCCCATTCCTCCTATGTGGTGGTAGACCCAAAAGGCGGGGTGCTGGAGCAGGCGGGCTTTTTCCTGCAACGGAAAAAGGGATATAAAATCAAGGTTTTTAACAGCATTGATTTTTCCCGCTCCATGCACTACAACCCGCTGGCGTACATCCGCAACGAGGCCGACATTCTGAAATTTGTCAATACCCTAATCGCCAACACCAAAGGCGAGGGCAAGGAGGGCGACCCGTTCTGGACGAAATCAGAAACGCTTTTATACTGCGCCCTTATCGCCTATATCATCTTCGAAGGCCCGGACGAGGACAAGAACATGAACACGCTGGTAGACATGATTTCCGGCATGGAGGTCAAGGAGGACGATGACGACTTTATGAACGCGGTGGACTATATGTTCGCCGGGCTGGAAAAGCGCAAGCCGGACTGTTTCGCGGTCAAGCAGTACAAAAAGTACAAGCTGGCCAGCGGCAAGACTGCCCGCTCCATACTTATTTCATGCGGTGCGCGGCTGGCCCCATTTGACATCCCGCAACTCCGGGAGATTATGAGCTATGACGAGATGGAGCTTGACAAGCTGGGGGACAGACGGACGGCGGCTTTCTTCATCATCAGCGATACCGACACCACCTACAATTTTATTGTAGCTCTGGCGTTTTCGCAGATGTTCAATCTCTTGTGCGAAAGGGCGGACAACGTACACGGGGGCCGCCTGCCCCATCATGTGCGGGTGCTGTGGGACGAGGCCGCCAACACCGGGCAAGTGCCGAACCTCGAAAAGCTGGTGGCGGTCATCCGCTCCCGGGAGGTGAGCCTGACGCTGTTCTACCAGCAGTTGGCCCAATGTAAGGCAATCTACGACAAGAACGCCGAGACGATACTCGGCAACATGGACAGCGTGGTATTCCTCGGGGGCCGGGAGGCCAGCACCATCAAGGAGATTTCCGAGAACTGGCTGGGCAAGGCCACCATCTCCATGCAGACCGAGGGCCGCTCCCGTGGGCAGTCGGAAAGCTACAATCAGAACACGCAACGGCTGGGCCGGGAGCTTATGACCCCCGCCGAGCTTGCCACCATGCCCGGCGACAGGTGCATCCTGCAACTGCGGGGCCTGCCGCCGTTCTACTCCCGGAAATACGATTTGAAACAGCACCCCAACTACCGATACACGGCGGAGGCGGACAAGAAGAAAAACGCCTTTTCGCTGGAGCGGCTTATCTGCCGCCGTATAAAAAAGCTCAATCCCAACGAGCAGTACACCGTGTACGAGGCGGACGTGCCGGACAAAACGCCCATAGACGAGGACGAGGACATCCTCAACTATGACGATTTGGACGACCCGGACGCTTTTGTATAG
- a CDS encoding ABC transporter ATP-binding protein → MNILEVKDLCKTYIVNKRQNNVLKNVNFMIDEGEMVAVMGPSGSGKSTLLYAVSGMDDLTAGEVNFCGKNIAGMSERELADLRLDEMGFIFQQMYMLKNLTILDNIILPATQSKKQREPRRETARRGQDFMRRLGIIDIADNDINEVSGGQLQRACICRSMMNNPKMIFADEPTGALNRTYSDEVMEELVKLNSEGTTIMLVTHDVKVAAKCTRVMYIVDGNIKGEYDLSGCSTQIRERERALNNWLLELGW, encoded by the coding sequence ATGAATATTCTCGAAGTAAAAGATCTCTGCAAAACATATATCGTAAACAAACGGCAGAATAATGTACTGAAAAACGTAAATTTTATGATTGATGAGGGAGAAATGGTCGCCGTTATGGGGCCGTCAGGCTCTGGAAAATCCACGCTGCTGTACGCAGTTTCGGGCATGGATGATCTTACCGCAGGGGAGGTGAACTTCTGTGGAAAAAATATCGCAGGGATGAGCGAAAGAGAACTTGCAGACCTGCGCCTTGACGAAATGGGTTTTATCTTTCAGCAAATGTATATGCTGAAAAACCTCACCATATTGGATAATATCATACTTCCTGCAACGCAATCCAAAAAGCAGCGTGAACCCCGCAGGGAAACGGCGCGGCGCGGCCAGGATTTCATGCGCAGGCTCGGCATTATCGACATTGCCGACAACGACATCAACGAGGTTTCGGGCGGCCAGCTTCAACGGGCGTGTATCTGCCGCAGTATGATGAACAATCCGAAAATGATTTTTGCCGACGAGCCGACAGGGGCTTTGAACCGCACTTACTCCGACGAGGTAATGGAGGAACTTGTAAAATTAAATTCTGAGGGAACAACAATCATGCTCGTTACCCACGATGTTAAGGTTGCGGCAAAATGTACAAGGGTCATGTACATTGTTGACGGGAACATAAAGGGAGAGTACGACTTAAGCGGCTGTTCCACACAGATAAGAGAGCGGGAGCGCGCATTAAATAACTGGCTTCTGGAATTAGGGTGGTAA
- a CDS encoding TnpV protein: MENGLTYIRVGDYYIPNLALDPEPEEPVRDIGKYGRMRLTYLKQHRRKLYRELVDTGKLQAHLLDINDTANDWLDRMMPQMAKAAEATEELKARDQMAWVGLMNSCKAQVEEIIFAELVYC, translated from the coding sequence ATGGAAAACGGATTGACCTATATTCGCGTTGGAGACTACTATATCCCCAATCTGGCATTAGACCCCGAACCAGAGGAACCGGTCAGGGATATTGGCAAATATGGTCGCATGAGGTTGACCTACTTGAAGCAGCACCGGCGCAAGCTGTACCGGGAGCTGGTGGACACAGGCAAACTCCAGGCACATCTACTGGACATCAACGACACCGCCAATGACTGGCTGGACAGGATGATGCCGCAGATGGCAAAGGCGGCGGAGGCCACCGAGGAATTGAAAGCCCGCGATCAAATGGCGTGGGTCGGACTGATGAATAGCTGCAAAGCACAAGTTGAGGAAATTATCTTTGCGGAACTGGTATACTGTTGA
- a CDS encoding ABC transporter permease, translating into MYLRILKKDLKRKKAMNVILLVFIILASMFVSSGVNNIISVTTALDDYFEMADAPDYIAMTRNKSGAVDVDGILNSAASVESFGKEKILYMESANVTFEDESKTASNLSYIFLQSDEDMSMNYILDDGSILKSVKRGEFYTTAGMAEDIGLEVGDKMTVKLGGISCIFTFAGGVKDAVLGSKGISIQRYIISTEDFEKFISAENVEKFYGGELVYIRTSDMEKMLSEVKPLINDALLAGDKATIKLSYAFDMLAVETLLMVSLIFVAVAFVILRFTIAFTLSEEFREIGVMKAIGIRNLKIRSLYLVKYAALSVIGAVAGLALSFPFGEMLMSVVPSSIIINNQNAALSNVICAVCMVGVIMLFCYGCTGKVGKMSPIDAVRNGQTGERFRKKSMMSLGRSRLPETVFLALNDIVSSPKRFSIITFAFFLCLSLLLVLSTTVSTAKSGVLFNLFDLADFDISAKGEVTEFMTENGHEKLEEYLSDMEENLAQNGMPALCMQEMMFKLPVSHDENESSITIYQGTGTTADMYEYIEGTPPQSVGEAALSHLSADKLKADIGDTITIKTIDGDKELIITAIFQSMNNIGESVRVHEDEKINYIQAQKALFTQIKFTDEPDETETARRMEKIQKLYPELDEVKNRGETISDLLKVVDTFDTTKQMVVVLTFILAVLITVLMERSFIAKELGEIAFMKAIGTRNGKIYAYHTLRFVFVGCMTVIAAELFALPLTHLFIDPFFKMMGMALAVDYVINPFEMILVFPLVILAATAASAFFASLYTKTITALDTANIE; encoded by the coding sequence ATGTATTTACGAATACTGAAAAAAGACCTGAAACGAAAAAAGGCGATGAACGTGATCTTGCTTGTATTTATCATACTTGCGTCAATGTTCGTGTCGTCGGGCGTGAATAACATCATAAGCGTTACAACGGCGCTGGACGATTATTTTGAAATGGCGGACGCACCCGACTACATTGCGATGACAAGGAACAAATCAGGTGCGGTCGATGTTGACGGGATTTTAAATTCTGCCGCTTCGGTGGAAAGTTTCGGCAAGGAAAAAATACTGTATATGGAGTCCGCCAATGTCACCTTTGAGGATGAAAGCAAAACTGCATCAAACTTAAGCTATATTTTTCTTCAGAGTGACGAGGATATGTCCATGAATTATATTCTTGACGACGGCAGCATTCTGAAATCGGTAAAGAGAGGCGAGTTTTATACGACGGCGGGCATGGCGGAGGATATTGGACTTGAGGTCGGAGATAAAATGACTGTAAAGCTCGGCGGCATAAGCTGTATATTTACGTTCGCGGGTGGTGTCAAGGATGCGGTTCTTGGCTCAAAGGGAATATCAATACAGCGTTATATCATAAGCACCGAGGATTTTGAAAAATTCATATCTGCGGAAAATGTTGAGAAATTTTACGGCGGCGAGCTGGTTTACATACGTACCTCGGATATGGAAAAAATGCTCTCTGAAGTCAAACCGCTTATCAACGATGCCCTTTTGGCAGGGGACAAGGCGACTATCAAACTTTCTTATGCTTTTGATATGCTGGCGGTCGAGACCCTCCTTATGGTAAGCCTTATTTTTGTAGCCGTCGCGTTTGTGATCCTGCGGTTTACCATTGCGTTCACGCTTTCCGAGGAGTTCCGCGAGATTGGCGTTATGAAAGCAATCGGTATCCGCAATCTGAAGATTAGGAGTCTGTACCTTGTGAAATACGCGGCCCTTTCCGTTATCGGCGCGGTGGCCGGCCTTGCGCTCAGCTTTCCTTTCGGTGAAATGCTGATGAGCGTTGTCCCTAGCTCCATTATCATAAACAATCAGAACGCGGCGCTTTCCAACGTCATTTGCGCGGTGTGCATGGTTGGCGTCATCATGCTGTTCTGCTACGGCTGTACGGGCAAGGTCGGGAAAATGTCCCCCATTGACGCTGTGCGAAACGGTCAGACGGGCGAGCGCTTCCGCAAAAAGAGCATGATGAGCCTTGGGAGATCTAGGCTTCCCGAAACAGTGTTTCTCGCACTGAACGATATCGTAAGCAGTCCGAAACGCTTCAGTATCATAACCTTCGCATTCTTCCTCTGCCTGTCGCTTCTGCTTGTCCTTTCGACAACGGTTTCCACGGCGAAAAGCGGTGTGCTCTTCAACCTTTTCGACCTTGCGGACTTCGACATATCCGCCAAAGGCGAGGTAACGGAGTTTATGACGGAGAACGGCCACGAAAAGCTGGAAGAATACCTTTCGGATATGGAGGAAAATCTCGCCCAAAACGGTATGCCCGCGCTCTGTATGCAGGAAATGATGTTCAAGCTACCTGTGTCACACGATGAAAACGAGAGCAGCATTACAATATATCAGGGCACAGGAACGACTGCGGATATGTATGAGTACATTGAGGGCACGCCGCCGCAGTCTGTCGGTGAGGCTGCGCTGTCCCATCTTTCTGCGGACAAACTGAAAGCGGATATCGGTGATACGATTACAATAAAGACCATCGATGGCGACAAGGAATTGATAATAACAGCAATTTTTCAGTCCATGAACAATATAGGCGAGAGCGTGCGGGTTCACGAGGACGAGAAGATTAATTACATACAAGCGCAGAAAGCACTCTTCACACAGATCAAATTCACCGATGAACCCGATGAAACGGAAACAGCCCGCCGTATGGAAAAAATCCAGAAGCTTTATCCCGAACTCGACGAGGTCAAAAATCGCGGCGAAACTATATCGGATCTGCTCAAAGTTGTGGATACTTTTGATACGACAAAGCAAATGGTCGTTGTTCTCACGTTCATTTTAGCGGTGCTGATTACTGTGCTTATGGAGCGTTCCTTTATCGCTAAGGAGTTGGGCGAAATTGCGTTTATGAAAGCAATCGGCACACGAAACGGAAAAATCTATGCTTACCATACCCTGCGATTTGTTTTCGTCGGATGTATGACGGTAATCGCAGCGGAACTTTTTGCCCTGCCGCTTACGCATCTCTTCATTGATCCGTTTTTCAAGATGATGGGTATGGCGCTTGCTGTTGATTATGTGATAAACCCGTTTGAAATGATCCTTGTTTTCCCGCTGGTTATTCTTGCCGCTACAGCGGCAAGCGCGTTCTTCGCCTCGCTGTATACCAAAACGATAACGGCCTTGGACACGGCTAATATAGAATAA
- a CDS encoding helix-turn-helix domain-containing protein, translated as MKISYKPLWKTLIDKNLTKKDLRLQAHLTTNHIANMGKGEHISMQTLIKICETLNCDIADVIALVPDNDP; from the coding sequence ATGAAAATCAGCTATAAGCCGCTGTGGAAAACATTGATCGACAAAAATCTGACCAAGAAAGATTTACGGCTCCAGGCGCATTTGACAACAAATCACATCGCCAACATGGGCAAGGGAGAACATATCTCCATGCAGACCCTTATCAAGATTTGCGAAACGCTGAACTGCGATATTGCCGATGTGATTGCGCTGGTGCCAGATAACGACCCGTAA